In one window of Anser cygnoides isolate HZ-2024a breed goose chromosome 3, Taihu_goose_T2T_genome, whole genome shotgun sequence DNA:
- the ERLEC1 gene encoding endoplasmic reticulum lectin 1 — protein sequence MRGCRPRALLCGLLAAVAAVAAGGRALPHLSDDVPFRVNWPGTEFSLPTTGVLYKEDNYIIMTTVDKEKYKCILPLIASGNEEEEKDYKGPTPGELLEPLFKQSSCSYRIESYWTYEVCHGKHIRQYHEEKETGQKINIQEYYLGNMMMKNPLSEPDQEEKENPKESAKEIPTKNIEGQMTPYYPVEMGNGTPCSLRQNLPRSSTVMYICHPEAKHEILSVAEVTTCEYEVVILTPLLCNHPKYRFRASPVNDIFCQSLPGSPLKPHNLEQLEKQQEMMKMPFRRVKEEEMHSTKEDKFSSIHKPVAVGSHQLLTVGTTHISKLTDDQLIKEFLSGSYCFHGGVGWWKYEFCYGKYVHQYHEDKESGKTSVVVGTWNKEEHIEWSKKNAARTYYLREDGTQTVRMVSHFYGNGDVCDLTEKPRQVTVKLKCKESDSPHAVTIYMLEPHSCQYILGVESPVICKILDTADEHGLLSVPS from the exons ATGAggggctgccggccccgggCGCTGCTCTGCGGCCTCCTGGCGGCGGTGGCAgcggtggcggcgggcggccgtgCCCTCCCGCACCTCAGCGACGACGTGCCCTTCAGGGTGAACTGGCCCGGCACCGAGTTCAGCCTG cctacAACTGGTGTCCTGTACAAAGAGGATAACTACATCATCATGACCACTGTGgataaagagaaatacaaatgcaTACTTCCACTGATAGCGAGTGGCAATGAG gaagaagaaaaggactACAAAGGTCCTACTCCAGGAGAATTGTTGGAACCTCTTTTTAAGCAAAGTAGCTGTTCATATAGA attgaATCTTACTGGACTTACGAGGTCTGCCACGGAAAACACATCCGTCAATATCacgaggagaaagagacaggACAG AAAATAAACATCCAAGAATACTATCTTGGGAATATGATGATGAAGAACCCATTATCAGAACCAG atcaagaagagaaggaaaatccAAAAGAGAGTGCAAAAGAG ATACCTACAAAAAATATAGAAGGGCAGATGACCCCATACTATCCTGTAGAAATGGGAAACGGCACACCTTGTAGCTTGAGACAAAACCTACCCAGATCAAGTACAGTGATGTACATCTGTCATCCAGAAGCTAAACATGAGATTCTTTCAGTAGCAGAAGTTACGACTTGTGAATATGAAGTGGTTATATTGACACCTCTGTTATGCAACCATCCTAAATATAG GTTCAGGGCTTCTCCTGTGAATGACATTTTTTGCCAGTCCCTGCCAGGATCCCCACTTAAACCTCATAATCTGGAACAGctggaaaaacagcaagaaatgatGAAGATGCCTTTCAGAAGGGTTAAGGAG gaagaaatgcattcaacaaaagaagataaattttcttccattcatAAGCCTGTTGCTGTCGGCAGCCATCAACTATTAACTGTGGGAACAACCCACATCTCCAAATTGACTGATGACCAACTTATAAAGGAGTTTCTTAGTGGTTCTTACTGTTTCCATGGG GGTGTCGGTTGGTGGAAGTATGAATTCTGCTATGGCAAATATGTTCATCAGTATCATGAG gaCAAGGAAAGTGGCAAGACTTCTGTGGTTGTGGGTACCTGGAACAAGGAGGAACACATTGAATGGTCCAAAAAGAATGCTGCAAGAACCTACTATCTTAGAGAAGATGGTACACAGACAGTTAG GATGGTGTCTCATTTCTATGGAAATGGAGATGTTTGTGACTTAACCGAGAAGCCAAGGCAGGTGACTGTGAAATTGAA atgtaAAGAGTCTGATTCACCTCATGCTGTAACCATATATATGTTAGAGCCTCATTCTTGCCAATACATCCTTGGG GTGgagtctccagtcatctgtaAAATTTTGGATACAGCTGATGAACATGGGCTCCTTTCAGTGCCCAGCTAA